The proteins below are encoded in one region of Chrysiogenia bacterium:
- the dnaK gene encoding molecular chaperone DnaK: MGKVIGIDLGTTNSCVAILEGQDPVVIANAEGSRTTPSMVGFTDSGERLVGQIAKRQAVTNPEHTLYAIKRLIGRRFEDEEVTRATETSPFEIVAAQNGDAWVKARDKEYSPAEISAIVLQKMKFTAQDYLGEEISDAIVTVPAYFNDSQRQATKDAGKIAGLNVLRIINEPTAAALAYGLAQQKGGDHSSKKVIVFDLGGGTFDVSILELNDGVFEVKSTNGDTYLGGEDFDQRIVDHLLAEFEAEQGVDLRKDKMALQRIKEAAEKAKHELSNATEAIINLPFITADATGPKHMDLTLDRAKLEELVEPLIDRLTIPCQLALKDAELTKDDIDDVILVGGMTRMPRVQAKVKEIFGKEPNRNVNPDEVVAMGAAIQGGVLSGDFKDVLLLDVTPLSLGVETAGGAFTPIIPRNTTVPTRASEVFTTSQDNQPFVNIHVLQGERPLAEENKTLANFELVGIPPAPRGVPQIEVTFALDANGIVEVSAKDLGTGKEQSIRITASSGLTEEEVQRMVEDAEKYASNDEDRRKLIDLRNTADGLIYSTERTIADTGDTLSDEDAEHVKEVLAVLKEARNGEDILGLEAAIDKLQEVTHRLAEAIYAEAARDASSE, encoded by the coding sequence ACAACGCCCTCCATGGTCGGCTTCACCGACAGCGGAGAGCGTCTGGTCGGCCAGATTGCCAAGCGCCAGGCCGTAACCAATCCCGAGCACACGCTCTACGCCATCAAGCGCCTGATCGGTCGCCGCTTCGAGGACGAGGAAGTCACTCGCGCGACCGAAACCTCGCCCTTTGAAATCGTGGCCGCCCAGAACGGTGACGCCTGGGTGAAGGCCCGCGACAAGGAATACAGCCCGGCCGAGATCTCGGCCATCGTGCTCCAGAAAATGAAATTCACCGCGCAGGATTACCTCGGCGAGGAAATTTCCGACGCGATCGTGACGGTGCCGGCCTACTTCAACGATTCGCAGCGCCAGGCGACCAAGGACGCTGGCAAGATCGCCGGACTCAACGTCCTGCGCATCATCAACGAGCCCACGGCTGCGGCGCTGGCCTACGGCCTCGCCCAGCAGAAGGGCGGCGACCACAGCTCGAAGAAAGTCATCGTGTTCGACCTTGGTGGCGGCACGTTCGACGTTTCGATCCTCGAACTCAACGATGGCGTGTTCGAAGTGAAGTCGACCAACGGCGATACCTACCTGGGCGGCGAGGATTTCGATCAGCGGATCGTCGATCATCTGCTCGCCGAGTTCGAGGCCGAGCAGGGCGTCGACCTGCGCAAGGACAAGATGGCCCTGCAGCGCATCAAGGAAGCGGCGGAGAAAGCCAAGCACGAGCTCTCCAACGCGACCGAGGCCATCATCAACCTGCCCTTCATCACCGCCGATGCGACCGGGCCCAAGCACATGGACCTCACGCTCGACCGCGCGAAGCTCGAAGAACTCGTCGAGCCGCTCATCGACCGCCTGACCATCCCCTGCCAGCTCGCCCTCAAGGACGCCGAGCTGACGAAGGACGACATCGACGACGTCATCCTGGTCGGCGGCATGACGCGCATGCCGCGCGTGCAGGCGAAGGTGAAGGAAATCTTCGGCAAGGAACCCAACCGCAACGTCAATCCCGACGAAGTGGTGGCCATGGGCGCTGCCATCCAGGGCGGCGTGCTGAGTGGCGACTTCAAGGACGTGCTGCTGCTCGACGTGACCCCGCTCTCGCTGGGCGTGGAGACCGCCGGCGGCGCGTTCACGCCGATCATTCCGCGCAACACGACCGTGCCCACGCGCGCCAGTGAGGTGTTCACCACCTCGCAGGACAACCAGCCCTTCGTGAATATTCACGTGCTTCAGGGTGAGCGCCCCCTGGCCGAGGAGAACAAGACCCTGGCCAACTTCGAGCTGGTCGGCATTCCGCCGGCGCCGCGCGGTGTTCCCCAGATCGAGGTGACCTTCGCCCTCGACGCCAACGGAATCGTGGAAGTCTCGGCCAAGGACCTTGGAACCGGCAAGGAACAGTCCATTCGCATCACCGCTTCCTCGGGCCTGACCGAAGAAGAAGTGCAGCGCATGGTCGAGGATGCCGAAAAATACGCATCGAACGACGAAGACCGGCGCAAGCTCATCGACCTGCGCAACACCGCCGACGGGCTGATCTATTCGACCGAACGAACCATTGCCGATACCGGCGATACGCTCTCGGATGAAGATGCCGAACACGTCAAGGAAGTCCTTGCCGTGCTCAAGGAAGCCCGCAACGGCGAGGACATCCTCGGCCTCGAAGCGGCCATTGATAAACTGCAGGAAGTGACACACAGGCTGGCCGAGGCGATCTACGCCGAGGCCGCCCGCGACGCGTCCTCCGAGTAA
- the dnaJ gene encoding molecular chaperone DnaJ — MSKRDFYEILGVDRGASADEIKKAYRKLALEYHPDRNPDDKDAEEKFKELQAAYDILSDEQKRAAYNQFGHAAFEAGGMGGGGGGAGFGGFDPNGSPFGDFFGDIFGDMFGGGGRGRQRTRRTRGTDLRYNLALDFEEAAFGKSVELDIPRNIACKTCDGSGAKAGTSPETCGTCRGSGQVRYQQGFLSVARTCPQCGGHGQTIKEKCDDCHGRGRVEEHAKVEVNIPAGVDDGMQLRVGGKGDTGGHGGPPGDLYVVIHVREHPTFHRDGDDVRSEVLIGFADAALGTEIEVETLDGKSVLKVPAGTQPGNVLRLRGKGVPHLNGRGRGDHLVHIDIRVPKKLNKREKELLEELRKIEEKNGKNSHGSKSESSARGSFFGRMGL, encoded by the coding sequence ATGAGCAAACGAGACTTTTACGAAATCCTGGGTGTCGATCGCGGGGCGAGTGCCGACGAAATCAAGAAGGCCTACCGCAAACTCGCCCTTGAGTATCACCCGGACCGCAACCCCGACGACAAGGACGCCGAAGAGAAGTTCAAGGAACTTCAGGCGGCCTATGACATCCTTTCCGACGAACAGAAACGTGCGGCCTACAACCAGTTCGGCCACGCCGCCTTTGAAGCCGGCGGCATGGGCGGAGGCGGAGGCGGCGCGGGCTTCGGCGGCTTCGATCCCAACGGTTCCCCCTTCGGTGACTTCTTCGGCGATATTTTCGGCGACATGTTCGGCGGCGGGGGCCGCGGTCGTCAGCGCACGCGTCGCACCCGCGGCACGGACCTGCGCTACAACCTGGCGCTGGATTTCGAGGAAGCCGCCTTCGGCAAGAGCGTCGAGTTGGACATTCCGCGCAACATCGCCTGCAAGACCTGCGATGGGAGCGGCGCGAAGGCCGGCACTTCCCCCGAGACCTGCGGCACGTGCCGGGGTTCCGGGCAGGTTCGCTATCAGCAGGGCTTCCTGAGTGTCGCGCGCACCTGCCCCCAGTGCGGCGGGCATGGCCAGACGATCAAGGAAAAGTGCGACGACTGCCACGGGCGCGGCCGCGTGGAAGAACACGCCAAGGTGGAGGTGAACATCCCCGCCGGCGTGGACGACGGCATGCAGCTTCGCGTGGGCGGCAAGGGTGACACCGGCGGCCACGGCGGCCCTCCGGGGGATCTCTACGTGGTGATCCACGTGCGAGAGCACCCCACCTTCCATCGCGACGGTGACGACGTGCGCTCCGAAGTGCTGATCGGTTTTGCCGATGCGGCGCTCGGAACCGAGATCGAGGTCGAGACCCTCGACGGCAAGAGCGTGCTCAAGGTGCCGGCCGGAACGCAGCCGGGCAACGTGCTCCGCCTTCGCGGCAAGGGCGTTCCGCATCTGAACGGTCGCGGTCGGGGCGATCACCTCGTCCACATCGACATCCGCGTGCCAAAGAAACTCAACAAGCGCGAGAAAGAACTGCTCGAAGAACTGCGCAAGATCGAAGAAAAGAACGGCAAGAATTCGCACGGCTCCAAATCCGAGAGCAGCGCGCGCGGCAGCTTCTTTGGCCGCATGGGCCTGTAG